One Peterkaempfera bronchialis DNA window includes the following coding sequences:
- a CDS encoding serine/threonine-protein kinase: MDQLTAHDPRRIGPFEVLGRLGAGGMGLVYLARSASGRRVAIKTVRAELAEDELFRVRFSREISAAKTISGFYTAAVVDADADAPVPWLATAYVPAPSLEDLVDECGPLPVEAVRWLAAGIAEALQSIHAAGLVHRDLKPSNVLVVEDGPRVIDFGIAAGVSHTRLTMTNVAVGTPAYMSPEQARDSRSVTGASDVFSLGSLLVYAATGHPPYRGANPVETVFMLLREQPDLSGLPEELAPLVRSCMRPALERRPTPAEIQAELAPHLFARGDSGGDGDAEEWLPPPALDLIERKRGRRTAVAAPPPPPSPGRLSPSRPPLSRPRPGRPPGCRWPRGSRRPPRSPWPVPAPPRPSRPPPGGRPARRRPPPAPERRDPGHRAAGPGAVGP, from the coding sequence GTGGACCAGCTGACGGCGCACGATCCGAGACGGATCGGGCCCTTCGAGGTGCTGGGACGCCTCGGCGCGGGTGGGATGGGGCTCGTCTACCTGGCGCGGTCGGCGTCGGGGCGGCGGGTGGCCATCAAGACCGTGCGCGCCGAGCTCGCCGAGGACGAGCTCTTCCGGGTCCGCTTCAGCCGGGAGATCTCCGCCGCCAAGACGATCAGCGGGTTCTACACCGCCGCCGTGGTCGACGCCGACGCCGATGCGCCGGTGCCCTGGCTGGCCACCGCCTATGTCCCGGCGCCGTCGCTGGAGGACCTGGTGGACGAGTGCGGCCCGCTGCCGGTGGAGGCCGTCCGCTGGCTGGCCGCCGGGATCGCCGAGGCGTTGCAGTCCATCCACGCGGCCGGTCTGGTGCACCGTGACCTCAAGCCGTCCAATGTCCTGGTGGTGGAGGACGGCCCTCGGGTCATCGACTTCGGCATCGCCGCCGGGGTCTCGCACACCCGGCTCACCATGACCAATGTGGCCGTCGGCACCCCCGCCTACATGTCGCCGGAGCAGGCCCGCGACAGCCGCAGTGTGACCGGGGCGAGCGATGTCTTCTCGCTGGGCTCGCTGCTGGTGTACGCGGCCACCGGCCACCCGCCCTACCGGGGAGCCAACCCGGTGGAGACCGTCTTCATGCTGCTGCGCGAGCAGCCCGACCTCTCCGGCCTGCCGGAGGAGCTGGCGCCGCTGGTGCGGTCCTGTATGCGCCCGGCCCTGGAGCGGCGGCCCACCCCGGCGGAGATCCAGGCCGAACTGGCGCCGCACCTCTTCGCCCGGGGCGACTCCGGCGGCGACGGCGACGCGGAGGAGTGGCTGCCGCCGCCCGCCCTCGACCTGATCGAGCGCAAGCGCGGGCGGCGTACGGCCGTGGCCGCGCCCCCGCCGCCGCCCTCCCCCGGTCGCCTTTCCCCCAGCCGCCCGCCCCTCAGCCGCCCTCGCCCCGGCCGCCCGCCCGGCTGCCGGTGGCCCAGGGGCTCCCGCAGACCGCCCCGATCTCCCTGGCCCGTCCCGGCTCCCCCGCGCCCCAGCCGCCCGCCCCCGGGCGGTCGACCCGCGCGGCGTCGGCCCCCGCCCGCCCCGGAGCGACGAGACCCCGGTCACCGAGCGGCTGGCCCCGGAGCGGTCGGCCCTTGA